One Alicyclobacillus acidoterrestris DNA window includes the following coding sequences:
- a CDS encoding FAD binding domain-containing protein, with protein MPWYQPQELTEALDMMATREPVVVCGGTDVFVNWLRRKQQFKGRDWLDIHRIESVREIRRVEDGLLIGAAVTAAEIWQSPICNAIPSLQEAARVVGGWQIQNRASIAGNVANASPAADMMVPLFALGASVILQSVQGERRIRIDDFVLGPKQTSIKKHELITHIHIPEAGLFAPQTFLRLDQRGGTDISLVSVAVVAEVDTPAPHVNIVVGAASPKPFSVSMAEEMVHKDAPSDVMKRVAALYAAHATPITDVRASADYRRAMVGVLVERALGKVLLAAPSTQV; from the coding sequence ATGCCGTGGTATCAACCGCAAGAATTGACTGAGGCTTTGGATATGATGGCAACGCGCGAACCCGTGGTTGTTTGTGGCGGCACGGATGTATTTGTGAATTGGTTGCGGCGCAAGCAGCAGTTCAAGGGGCGGGACTGGCTCGATATTCATCGTATTGAATCTGTCCGCGAAATCCGGCGGGTTGAGGATGGATTGTTGATTGGAGCGGCGGTCACCGCAGCGGAAATTTGGCAGAGTCCCATCTGTAATGCCATCCCAAGTCTGCAGGAAGCCGCGCGCGTGGTTGGGGGATGGCAAATTCAAAATCGCGCGTCGATTGCCGGAAATGTGGCCAACGCATCGCCGGCTGCAGATATGATGGTGCCCCTGTTCGCTCTCGGCGCTAGTGTAATTCTACAGTCCGTACAGGGTGAGCGAAGGATTCGGATTGACGATTTTGTGCTGGGACCTAAACAAACGTCCATCAAAAAGCACGAACTCATTACACATATCCATATTCCGGAGGCTGGTCTATTTGCTCCTCAGACATTTTTGCGCCTAGATCAGCGAGGGGGCACAGACATCTCACTTGTATCGGTGGCGGTAGTCGCGGAGGTAGATACACCGGCCCCACACGTCAATATTGTGGTGGGCGCTGCCAGTCCGAAGCCATTCTCGGTATCTATGGCTGAAGAAATGGTACACAAGGATGCACCATCTGATGTGATGAAACGCGTTGCCGCATTGTACGCAGCGCATGCGACACCTATCACGGACGTTCGCGCGAGTGCTGACTACCGCAGGGCGATGGTTGGGGTGTTGGTTGAGCGGGCGCTTGGTAAAGTCTTGCTGGCGGCTCCGTCGACACAGGTTTGA
- a CDS encoding substrate-binding domain-containing protein, translating into MRTPISVAMSISDRTLPLLTNQVELNDVQLSLQSTMVEEIFERQLNDAPYGIAELSLASYLIALAKGEHRLTAIPAFLSRSFRHSSIYVRSDSPYVHPSELKGKRFGFPEYQMTAAVWVRGFFRHEWGIGAQDLEWVTYRPERIAVDTPATRGKATNLFEGLVTGEIDAMMSARRPPEAYFPKTGEPGLIRRIFVDAWAEERRYYARTGIFPIMHLTSIRKDVLAQAPTLPRDLYDVLCQLKDDALNNLAETVKLGAALPWIVESFEQAYTQLHQDPWSYGVTRNWPMIETFMQYLMEDGLLDRMLTREEVFHPSVLDT; encoded by the coding sequence ATGAGAACACCTATCAGCGTCGCGATGTCCATCAGTGACAGGACGCTCCCCTTGCTCACGAATCAGGTGGAATTGAACGACGTGCAACTTTCCTTGCAAAGCACCATGGTGGAGGAGATCTTTGAGCGCCAACTCAACGATGCACCATATGGAATAGCCGAGCTATCTTTGGCCTCGTATTTGATTGCCTTGGCAAAAGGCGAGCATCGCCTGACCGCAATTCCCGCTTTTTTATCCCGCTCTTTTCGTCATAGTTCCATCTATGTCCGATCCGACAGCCCCTATGTCCACCCCAGCGAATTGAAGGGCAAGCGGTTTGGTTTCCCGGAATACCAGATGACAGCTGCCGTGTGGGTGCGAGGGTTCTTTCGCCACGAGTGGGGCATAGGTGCACAGGATTTGGAATGGGTCACCTATCGGCCCGAGCGGATTGCCGTGGATACACCCGCGACAAGGGGGAAGGCCACGAATCTATTCGAAGGTCTCGTCACAGGAGAAATCGATGCCATGATGTCGGCGCGCCGGCCGCCGGAGGCGTACTTTCCAAAAACGGGGGAACCGGGACTTATCCGCCGAATTTTTGTAGATGCTTGGGCAGAGGAGCGGCGTTACTACGCGCGAACAGGCATCTTTCCAATTATGCACCTCACCTCAATTCGCAAGGACGTGCTCGCGCAGGCACCGACGCTCCCCCGTGATCTCTATGATGTGCTGTGTCAATTGAAAGATGATGCGTTGAACAATTTAGCCGAGACGGTCAAACTGGGGGCCGCTTTGCCATGGATTGTGGAATCGTTTGAGCAGGCGTACACACAACTGCACCAAGATCCGTGGTCTTATGGCGTAACACGCAATTGGCCGATGATTGAAACGTTCATGCAGTATCTAATGGAAGATGGATTGCTCGACCGCATGCTCACCCGCGAAGAAGTATTTCATCCATCTGTCTTGGATACATGA
- a CDS encoding (2Fe-2S)-binding protein, translating into MQEQRIILNINGEEKTWMGDPTTPLADVIREHFQLTVTKVGCRTGECGACTIILDGAPMNSCILPVAMAENSVIQTIEGLADDRRFQLLVTAMAEEGGAQCGFCTPGIMMTLWASSQASHVGQHPDYHAILKNNLCRCTGYQSILAAAKRVLGPEVNVVEQ; encoded by the coding sequence ATGCAGGAACAGCGCATAATCCTCAACATTAACGGTGAGGAAAAGACGTGGATGGGCGACCCGACGACACCCTTGGCAGACGTGATTCGCGAGCACTTCCAACTGACTGTAACCAAGGTTGGGTGTCGTACTGGTGAGTGTGGCGCTTGTACCATTATTCTGGATGGCGCACCCATGAACTCGTGTATCCTGCCGGTCGCGATGGCTGAGAATTCGGTGATTCAAACCATCGAGGGGCTCGCCGACGACAGAAGGTTTCAATTGCTGGTCACCGCGATGGCCGAAGAAGGAGGCGCCCAGTGCGGGTTTTGTACACCCGGCATCATGATGACATTATGGGCGTCGTCACAAGCGTCGCATGTGGGACAACACCCGGATTATCATGCGATTTTGAAAAACAATCTGTGCCGTTGCACCGGTTATCAGAGCATTTTGGCCGCAGCCAAACGCGTGTTGGGTCCGGAGGTGAATGTGGTTGAGCAGTGA